A portion of the Cyanobium sp. PCC 7001 genome contains these proteins:
- a CDS encoding DUF429 domain-containing protein, producing MKTTTPKALPIPELSLQGVDGCRGGWLVITAPALPCSAAELQWQLLENLQSALSTPAQPLTAVDMPVGLAEAGPRRCDQEARRLLGPRRSSVFPAPVRPCLAASTYVEACALSAAASGRRLSQQAYHLLPRIRQLDALLQANRDLWPRVWEVHPELAFRQWNGGVPMAAAKKTAAGARQRGSLVESWLPGAVEAIRASLRRSLVADDDILDALACLWSAARLRSGEALTLGGDPDPTGLPMRISA from the coding sequence TTGAAGACCACTACCCCGAAAGCGCTTCCGATCCCTGAGCTATCGCTGCAGGGGGTGGATGGCTGCCGGGGCGGCTGGCTGGTGATCACCGCCCCAGCCCTGCCCTGCTCCGCGGCGGAGCTGCAGTGGCAGCTGCTGGAGAACCTGCAGTCGGCGCTGTCCACCCCAGCCCAACCCCTCACCGCCGTGGACATGCCGGTGGGTCTGGCCGAGGCCGGGCCCCGCCGCTGCGATCAGGAGGCCCGCAGGCTGCTGGGCCCCCGCCGCAGCAGTGTGTTCCCCGCTCCGGTGCGGCCCTGTCTGGCCGCGTCCACCTACGTGGAGGCCTGTGCCCTCAGCGCGGCGGCCTCGGGTCGGCGGCTCAGCCAGCAGGCCTACCACCTGCTGCCGCGCATCCGCCAGCTCGATGCCCTGCTCCAGGCGAACCGGGACCTCTGGCCGCGGGTGTGGGAGGTGCACCCGGAGCTGGCCTTCCGGCAGTGGAACGGGGGGGTGCCGATGGCGGCCGCCAAGAAGACGGCGGCGGGAGCCAGGCAGCGCGGCAGCCTGGTGGAAAGCTGGCTGCCGGGGGCAGTGGAGGCGATCCGGGCCTCCCTGCGCCGCAGCCTGGTGGCCGATGACGACATCCTCGATGCGCTCGCCTGTCTGTGGAGCGCCGCCAGGCTCCGCAGCGGCGAGGCCCTCACGCTGGGCGGGGATCCGGATCCGACGGGTCTGCCGATGCGGATCTCGGCCTGA
- the aroB gene encoding 3-dehydroquinate synthase, with protein sequence MSAATTAPGSTAGSACSPRTIRVDLSANPYPVVIGEGSLAQLGEQVVALGFKAGTKVLVVTNPDVDTHYGAAALASLRCAGLLAERLVIEAGEDQKTPATVALIHEAAFRQKLERGSLIVALGGGVVGDMAGFAAATWLRGIAVVQVPTTLLAMVDAAIGGKTGVNHPGGKNLIGAFHQPRLVLVDPATLATLPEREFRAGMAEVIKYGVIGDAVLFADLEAAASRQPGAGLASQQAVGPKLLQSLLERSAAAKARVVAADEREGGLRAILNYGHTLGHVVETLCGYGTVLHGEAVAIGMAAAGEIAVAMGLWSRDDQQRQLALIAAAGLPHTWPSLDEAAVLACLQGDKKVREGQLRFVLPTAIGVVQIRDDVSAGTILGAIAGLRPRSASADPSDPDPRPA encoded by the coding sequence ATGTCCGCCGCCACCACCGCCCCAGGCAGCACTGCAGGCAGCGCGTGCAGCCCCCGCACCATCCGGGTGGACCTGAGCGCCAACCCCTACCCGGTGGTGATCGGTGAGGGGAGCCTGGCCCAGCTCGGCGAACAGGTGGTGGCCCTGGGGTTCAAGGCCGGCACCAAGGTGCTGGTGGTGACCAACCCCGACGTGGACACCCACTACGGCGCCGCCGCACTGGCCAGCCTGCGGTGCGCTGGGCTGCTGGCCGAGCGGCTGGTGATCGAGGCGGGGGAAGACCAGAAAACGCCCGCCACCGTGGCGCTGATCCACGAGGCGGCCTTCCGGCAGAAGCTGGAGCGCGGCTCGCTGATCGTGGCCCTCGGCGGCGGCGTGGTGGGGGACATGGCCGGCTTCGCGGCCGCCACCTGGCTGCGGGGCATCGCGGTGGTGCAGGTGCCCACCACCCTGCTGGCGATGGTGGATGCGGCGATCGGCGGCAAGACCGGTGTGAACCATCCCGGCGGCAAGAACCTGATCGGTGCCTTTCACCAGCCGCGGCTGGTGCTGGTGGACCCCGCCACCCTGGCCACCCTGCCGGAGCGGGAGTTCCGCGCCGGCATGGCCGAGGTGATCAAGTACGGCGTGATCGGGGACGCGGTGCTGTTCGCGGATCTGGAGGCCGCGGCGTCGCGGCAGCCCGGGGCGGGGCTGGCCAGCCAGCAGGCGGTGGGTCCGAAACTGCTGCAGAGCCTGCTGGAGCGCTCCGCCGCGGCCAAGGCGCGGGTGGTGGCCGCCGATGAGCGCGAAGGGGGCCTGCGGGCGATCCTCAACTACGGCCACACCCTCGGCCATGTGGTGGAAACCCTCTGCGGCTACGGCACCGTGCTGCACGGGGAGGCCGTGGCCATCGGCATGGCGGCCGCCGGCGAGATCGCCGTGGCCATGGGGCTCTGGAGCCGGGACGACCAGCAGCGCCAGCTGGCCCTGATCGCGGCCGCCGGGCTGCCGCACACCTGGCCCAGCCTGGATGAGGCGGCCGTGCTGGCCTGTCTGCAGGGGGACAAGAAGGTACGGGAGGGGCAGCTGCGCTTCGTGCTGCCCACGGCGATTGGAGTGGTGCAGATCCGCGACGACGTGAGCGCCGGGACCATCCTGGGCGCGATCGCCGGCCTCAGGCCGAGATCCGCATCGGCAGACCCGTCGGATCCGGATCCCCGCCCAGCGTGA
- a CDS encoding prohibitin family protein: MQSPLRSANAPEGPGAGLSLILAVGLALVILLSQTLFIVPAGSVAVVTTLGRVTGMPRTPGANFKAPLVQATSLFDVRTQVRPEQFSTLTKDLQVIQATATVKYAVKPGEAGRIFETIATDDQQIYPRVIQPSLLKALKSVFSQYELVTIATEWNSISELVQEKVAEELRKFDYVTVQSLDLTGLQIAEEYRAAIEQKQIAEQQLLRAQTEVRIAEQEAKRYQTLNSSLDDQVLYKLFLDKWDGQTSVVPALPGVAGSGAPPVIVNGRR; encoded by the coding sequence ATGCAATCGCCACTCCGCTCCGCCAATGCACCGGAGGGGCCCGGAGCCGGCCTCAGCCTGATCCTGGCGGTGGGTCTGGCCCTGGTGATCCTGTTGAGCCAGACCCTGTTCATCGTGCCGGCCGGCAGCGTGGCGGTGGTCACCACCCTGGGGCGGGTCACGGGGATGCCCCGCACGCCCGGCGCCAACTTCAAGGCCCCGCTGGTGCAGGCCACGTCCCTCTTCGATGTGCGCACCCAGGTGCGGCCCGAGCAGTTCTCCACCCTCACCAAGGATCTGCAGGTGATCCAGGCCACCGCCACGGTGAAGTACGCCGTGAAGCCCGGTGAGGCCGGCCGCATCTTCGAGACGATCGCCACCGACGACCAGCAGATCTACCCGCGGGTGATCCAGCCGTCGCTGCTGAAAGCGCTCAAGTCGGTGTTCTCCCAGTACGAGCTGGTGACCATCGCCACCGAGTGGAACTCAATCTCCGAGCTGGTGCAGGAGAAGGTGGCCGAGGAGCTGCGCAAGTTCGACTACGTGACCGTGCAGAGCCTGGATCTCACCGGCCTGCAGATCGCCGAGGAATACCGGGCCGCGATCGAGCAGAAGCAGATCGCCGAGCAGCAGCTGCTCAGGGCCCAGACCGAGGTGCGCATCGCCGAGCAGGAGGCCAAGCGCTACCAGACCCTGAATTCCAGCCTCGACGACCAGGTGCTCTACAAGCTCTTCCTCGACAAGTGGGATGGCCAGACGTCGGTGGTGCCGGCTCTGCCTGGGGTGGCGGGATCGGGCGCGCCCCCGGTGATCGTGAACGGGCGCCGCTGA
- a CDS encoding RecQ family ATP-dependent DNA helicase, translated as AAVWRQIGQGSLDLLYVSPERLLGGDLLERLAERDLALFAIDEAHCVSQWGHDFRPEYIQLAVLAERFPQVPRLALTATADPRSREEIVQRLRLESGRVFLASFDRPNIRYLLRAKEDPRAQLLQFLEQHRGEAGIVYARSRARVERVAAELRAAGFEALGYHAGMEAEQRSRTLQRFRNGSAVVVVATIAFGMGIDKPDVRFVAHVDLPKSLEAYYQETGRAGRDGLPAVAWMVHGPGDIPQLRRFIDDSEAPEAQKRIEHGKLDALIGFTEAPGCRRQVLLRHFGEDLAEPCGNCDGCLEPQAREDVTEPARKALSAVYRTGQRFGAAHVVDVLLGGNTERIRSLGHDGLSVYGIGRELDRGQWRTLLRQLTSAGYLEPVPEGHGGLRFGAEALVKPLLRGETRLELPLPPPQKDRRRSRGGTGGGGAGGSGPGWGPAGTELTELDDALVAALKTWRREQARAQGVPPYVVFHDRTLLELAARRPADLEELAGVSGIGAAKLERYGQALLQVLQAGGSPEATA; from the coding sequence GCGGCGGTGTGGCGGCAGATCGGCCAGGGAAGCCTCGATCTGCTCTACGTGTCGCCGGAACGGCTGCTGGGGGGCGACCTGCTCGAGCGGCTGGCGGAGCGGGATCTGGCCCTGTTCGCCATCGATGAGGCCCACTGCGTGTCCCAGTGGGGCCACGACTTCCGCCCGGAGTACATCCAGCTGGCGGTGCTGGCCGAGCGCTTTCCGCAGGTGCCCCGGCTGGCGCTCACGGCCACGGCCGATCCCCGCAGCCGCGAGGAGATCGTGCAGCGGCTGCGGCTGGAGAGCGGCCGGGTGTTCCTCGCCAGCTTCGATCGGCCCAACATCCGCTACCTGCTGCGGGCCAAGGAGGATCCCAGGGCCCAGCTGCTGCAGTTCCTGGAGCAGCACCGGGGCGAAGCCGGCATCGTGTATGCCCGCTCGAGGGCCCGGGTGGAGCGGGTCGCAGCGGAGCTGCGGGCGGCGGGCTTCGAGGCCCTCGGCTACCACGCCGGCATGGAGGCGGAGCAGCGCAGCCGCACCCTGCAGCGGTTCCGCAACGGCAGCGCCGTGGTGGTGGTGGCCACGATCGCCTTCGGCATGGGCATCGACAAGCCCGATGTGCGCTTCGTGGCCCACGTGGACCTGCCCAAGAGCCTGGAGGCCTACTACCAGGAAACGGGCCGGGCCGGCCGGGACGGCCTGCCCGCGGTGGCCTGGATGGTGCACGGCCCCGGCGACATCCCCCAGCTGCGCCGCTTCATCGACGACTCGGAGGCGCCGGAGGCCCAGAAGCGGATCGAGCACGGCAAGCTCGATGCCCTGATCGGCTTCACCGAGGCGCCGGGCTGTCGGCGCCAGGTGCTGCTGCGCCATTTCGGCGAGGACCTCGCCGAGCCCTGCGGCAACTGCGATGGCTGCCTGGAGCCCCAGGCCCGGGAGGATGTGACCGAACCGGCCCGCAAGGCGCTTTCGGCGGTGTACCGCACCGGCCAGCGCTTCGGCGCGGCCCACGTGGTGGACGTGCTGCTGGGGGGCAACACCGAACGGATCCGCAGCCTCGGCCACGACGGCCTGAGCGTGTACGGCATCGGCAGGGAGCTCGACCGCGGTCAGTGGCGCACCCTGCTGCGCCAGCTCACCAGCGCCGGCTATCTGGAGCCCGTGCCCGAGGGGCACGGCGGCCTCCGCTTCGGCGCCGAGGCCCTGGTGAAGCCGCTGCTGCGGGGGGAAACCCGGCTGGAGCTGCCGCTGCCGCCGCCCCAGAAGGATCGGCGCCGCAGCAGGGGCGGAACGGGCGGCGGTGGTGCCGGTGGGTCAGGCCCTGGCTGGGGCCCGGCCGGCACAGAGCTGACCGAGCTCGACGACGCGCTGGTGGCCGCCCTCAAGACCTGGCGGCGCGAGCAGGCGCGGGCGCAGGGGGTGCCGCCCTACGTGGTGTTCCACGACCGCACCCTGCTGGAACTGGCCGCGCGCCGCCCCGCCGATCTGGAGGAGCTGGCCGGGGTGAGCGGCATCGGCGCCGCGAAACTGGAGCGCTACGGACAGGCGCTGCTGCAGGTGCTCCAGGCAGGAGGCTCCCCTGAAGCCACGGCTTAA
- a CDS encoding DEAD/DEAH box helicase, protein MVPSEPSADPRAVLQQVFGYQAFRGPQEAIVRHVIGGGSGLVLMPTGGGKSLCYQVPALCRPGLAVVISPLIALMQDQVE, encoded by the coding sequence GTGGTGCCCAGCGAGCCCTCCGCAGACCCCCGGGCCGTGCTGCAGCAGGTGTTCGGCTACCAGGCGTTCCGCGGCCCCCAGGAGGCGATCGTGCGCCATGTGATCGGCGGCGGATCCGGGCTGGTGCTGATGCCCACAGGCGGCGGCAAGTCGCTCTGCTATCAGGTGCCGGCGTTGTGCCGGCCAGGGCTGGCGGTGGTGATCTCACCCCTGATCGCCCTCATGCAGGACCAGGTGGAA
- a CDS encoding carbohydrate ABC transporter permease — protein sequence MAPSSRSSTLPSSSRSTAAAWAFLAPALVLIGLSVLIPAAMALLMSFTQAGLDVSEPLRFVGLANVRRLLADPMFFRVTGTTFLYLIGVVPPVVLGALALAVLVNRQLPGIHWFRAAFYTPVLVSIVVAAIAFRWLYAENGLINGWLTALLGDAFSPIGFLTSPLLALPSVMLVTLWKGLGYYMVIFLAGLQGISADLYEAAALDGSEGWRKHVDITLPLLRPYLTLVAVISAIAATKVFEEVYLMTQGGPADSTRTLVYYVYDQAFSELEISYACTVGLALFLIVLVLSLIRFAFAGERGLT from the coding sequence ATGGCCCCGTCTTCCCGCAGCAGCACCTTGCCCAGCAGCTCCCGCAGCACCGCCGCGGCCTGGGCCTTCCTCGCCCCGGCCCTGGTGCTGATCGGCCTCTCGGTGCTGATCCCGGCGGCGATGGCGCTGCTGATGAGCTTCACCCAGGCGGGCCTGGATGTGAGCGAGCCCCTGCGCTTCGTGGGCCTGGCCAACGTGCGGCGGCTCCTGGCCGATCCGATGTTCTTCCGGGTCACGGGCACCACCTTCCTCTATCTGATCGGTGTGGTGCCACCGGTCGTGCTCGGTGCCCTGGCGCTGGCGGTGCTGGTGAACCGCCAGCTGCCCGGGATCCACTGGTTCCGGGCCGCCTTCTACACGCCGGTGCTGGTGTCGATCGTGGTGGCGGCGATCGCCTTCCGCTGGCTCTACGCCGAGAACGGCCTGATCAACGGCTGGCTCACGGCCCTGCTCGGCGACGCCTTCAGCCCGATCGGCTTCCTCACCTCGCCGCTGCTGGCCCTGCCCTCGGTGATGCTCGTCACCCTCTGGAAGGGACTGGGCTACTACATGGTGATCTTCCTGGCGGGCCTGCAGGGCATCTCGGCCGATCTCTACGAGGCCGCCGCGCTTGATGGCAGCGAGGGCTGGCGCAAGCACGTGGACATCACCCTGCCCCTGCTGCGCCCCTACCTCACGCTGGTGGCGGTGATCTCGGCGATCGCGGCCACCAAGGTGTTCGAGGAGGTGTACCTGATGACCCAGGGCGGCCCTGCCGACTCCACCCGCACCCTTGTGTACTACGTGTACGACCAGGCCTTCTCCGAACTCGAGATCAGTTACGCCTGCACCGTTGGGCTGGCCCTGTTCCTGATCGTGCTGGTGCTGAGCCTGATCCGCTTCGCCTTCGCCGGGGAGCGGGGCCTCACCTGA
- a CDS encoding J domain-containing protein: protein MAPSPGPSAQPRSPQPRTSQALKERQLLGWLSLLLALVLCGLIVMRARQAARDGNRELQNDTYWVLVSPVAFSILGVLLLRPSRQRPGSSAGPRLGFGATAAAARSGLDRSSAEAAAATAQLQHLEQSSQRQVQMARSEAEAARAAAQASQQELERVSAGASEAIAVLEARLLQAERERDQAFSQVQDLSSSPTGTSDDPALRAAERAQRRAETLLAGLQDELQQARTLLASLSSGQPESLVQSRRQAALALEAAQSACREVERLQALQEQQLGEARLLLERCAQVEQGDLATVRREVEQALAAARSARQEASDLADAATTRMERLSQDIQQAQQASQAAAQQLGQVLHQADQMRQDTRQRADEQERRLDELVAQVDAELKQARERNAAARRSSEEALQLVDRLEQVVFAYPPAAGMPAATAPGRTPEDPAYRDACGELGVVPGSPWQQVRAAWRRNLLQWHPDQGGDPNLWSRRQAAYQLLEAWYAFKGEP from the coding sequence ATGGCCCCATCCCCCGGCCCCAGTGCCCAGCCCCGCAGCCCCCAGCCCCGGACGTCCCAGGCCCTCAAGGAGCGACAGCTGCTCGGCTGGCTGAGCCTCCTGCTGGCGCTGGTGCTGTGTGGACTGATCGTGATGCGGGCCCGGCAGGCCGCCCGTGACGGCAACCGGGAGCTTCAGAACGACACCTACTGGGTGCTGGTGTCCCCGGTGGCCTTCTCGATCCTTGGCGTGCTGCTGCTGCGACCGTCCCGGCAACGTCCTGGGTCGTCCGCGGGCCCCCGCCTGGGTTTCGGCGCCACCGCCGCCGCAGCCCGTTCCGGCCTGGATCGCTCCAGCGCGGAAGCGGCCGCGGCGACCGCCCAGCTGCAGCATCTGGAGCAGTCCAGCCAGCGCCAGGTGCAGATGGCCCGCTCGGAAGCGGAGGCCGCCCGGGCCGCGGCCCAGGCGAGCCAGCAGGAGCTGGAACGGGTATCGGCCGGTGCCTCCGAGGCGATCGCTGTCCTCGAGGCCAGGCTGCTGCAGGCGGAGCGGGAGCGCGACCAGGCCTTCAGCCAGGTGCAGGACCTCTCCTCCTCCCCGACCGGCACCAGCGACGACCCGGCTCTCAGGGCCGCCGAACGGGCCCAACGCCGGGCGGAAACCCTGCTGGCGGGCCTGCAGGACGAGCTCCAGCAGGCCCGCACGCTGCTTGCTTCCCTCAGCAGCGGTCAGCCGGAGAGCCTCGTGCAGAGCCGGCGCCAGGCCGCCCTTGCTCTGGAGGCGGCCCAGAGCGCCTGCCGCGAGGTGGAGCGGCTGCAGGCACTGCAGGAGCAGCAGCTGGGCGAGGCCCGGCTGCTGCTGGAGCGCTGTGCCCAGGTGGAGCAGGGCGATCTCGCCACCGTGCGGCGGGAGGTGGAGCAGGCCCTCGCCGCGGCCCGCTCCGCCCGCCAGGAAGCCTCCGACCTGGCGGACGCGGCCACCACCCGCATGGAACGGTTGAGCCAGGACATCCAGCAGGCCCAGCAGGCCAGCCAGGCGGCGGCCCAGCAGCTCGGGCAGGTGCTGCACCAGGCCGACCAGATGCGGCAGGACACCCGCCAGCGCGCCGATGAGCAGGAACGCCGTCTGGACGAGCTGGTGGCCCAGGTGGACGCTGAGCTCAAGCAGGCCCGGGAGAGGAACGCCGCTGCCCGGCGCAGCAGCGAGGAGGCTCTGCAGCTGGTGGACCGCCTGGAGCAGGTGGTGTTCGCCTATCCCCCCGCGGCGGGGATGCCGGCGGCGACGGCGCCCGGCCGCACTCCCGAGGATCCCGCCTACCGGGACGCCTGCGGCGAGCTCGGGGTGGTGCCCGGAAGCCCGTGGCAGCAGGTGCGGGCCGCCTGGCGCCGTAACCTGCTTCAGTGGCACCCCGATCAGGGAGGCGATCCCAACCTCTGGTCCCGGCGCCAGGCGGCCTACCAGCTGCTCGAAGCCTGGTATGCCTTCAAGGGGGAGCCCTGA
- a CDS encoding 5-(carboxyamino)imidazole ribonucleotide synthase, whose product MVDSLVEVLSAAAAGDAAAAADGSGKVATARRIGVVGGGQLAWMLAGAAKELGIAVDVQTPSRHDPAVRMAAQVVEADLQDGEATRRLASGCQAITFENEWVDLEALAVLEAEGVRFVPSLRALEPLVNKRSQRELLQRLNLPAPAWLPLADLVAAAPSGLELSPQPQQEHPLQPGDPMAAQPMGGPTLPQGWTYPVMAKAATGGYDGKATLVLREPRDLEALLESVDPANWIVERFVAFDLELSQLVCRDQQGQVRCYPLVQTHQHHRVCDWVLAPAAVPHAVQAFARNIAVSLLTAIDYVGVLSIELFYGPEGLQINEIAPRTHNSGHVTIEASHTSQFAQQARIVAGLPMGEVELKVPGALMVNLLGFERSESAYDDQRQALASLPQARLHWYGKQGSSLGRKLGHITLLLDGATAEERQRQAEQRLAQVRAIWPRPVY is encoded by the coding sequence ATGGTCGATTCCCTCGTCGAAGTGCTCAGTGCCGCCGCCGCCGGAGATGCCGCCGCTGCTGCCGATGGCTCCGGGAAGGTGGCCACGGCCCGGCGGATCGGGGTGGTGGGCGGCGGCCAGCTGGCCTGGATGCTGGCGGGGGCGGCGAAGGAGCTCGGCATCGCCGTGGACGTGCAGACCCCTTCGCGCCACGACCCGGCGGTGAGGATGGCGGCGCAGGTGGTGGAGGCCGATCTGCAGGATGGTGAGGCCACCCGCCGGCTGGCCAGCGGCTGCCAGGCGATCACCTTCGAGAACGAGTGGGTCGATCTCGAGGCCCTGGCTGTCCTCGAGGCCGAGGGGGTGCGGTTCGTGCCGAGCCTCAGGGCCCTGGAACCGCTGGTCAACAAGCGCAGCCAGCGGGAGCTGCTGCAGCGTCTCAACCTGCCGGCCCCCGCCTGGTTGCCCCTGGCCGATCTCGTTGCGGCCGCGCCCTCGGGCTTGGAGCTGTCGCCCCAGCCGCAGCAGGAGCATCCGCTTCAGCCGGGCGACCCCATGGCGGCCCAGCCGATGGGCGGCCCCACCCTGCCGCAGGGCTGGACCTACCCGGTGATGGCCAAGGCGGCCACGGGCGGCTACGACGGCAAGGCCACCCTGGTGCTGCGGGAGCCCCGTGACCTGGAGGCCCTGCTGGAGAGTGTCGATCCCGCCAACTGGATCGTGGAACGGTTCGTGGCCTTCGATCTCGAGCTCTCGCAGCTGGTGTGCCGCGATCAGCAGGGCCAGGTGCGCTGCTACCCCCTGGTGCAGACCCACCAGCACCACCGCGTCTGCGACTGGGTGCTCGCCCCCGCCGCCGTGCCCCATGCCGTGCAGGCCTTCGCGCGCAACATCGCCGTGTCGCTGCTCACCGCCATCGATTACGTGGGGGTGCTCTCCATCGAGCTCTTCTACGGGCCTGAGGGTCTGCAGATCAACGAGATCGCCCCGCGCACCCACAATTCCGGCCATGTCACGATCGAGGCCTCCCATACCAGCCAGTTCGCCCAGCAGGCGCGCATCGTGGCGGGCCTGCCGATGGGGGAGGTGGAGCTGAAGGTCCCCGGCGCCCTGATGGTGAACCTGCTCGGTTTCGAGCGCTCCGAGAGTGCCTACGACGACCAGCGCCAGGCCCTGGCAAGCCTTCCCCAGGCGCGGCTGCACTGGTACGGCAAACAGGGCTCCTCCCTCGGCCGCAAGCTCGGCCACATCACCCTGTTGCTGGATGGCGCCACGGCCGAGGAACGGCAGCGCCAGGCCGAGCAGCGCCTCGCGCAGGTCCGGGCCATCTGGCCGCGCCCCGTGTACTGA